Proteins encoded within one genomic window of Anabaena sphaerica FACHB-251:
- a CDS encoding class I SAM-dependent methyltransferase, whose translation MVRSLFRTIYNLILILLLSWGILLTFSNLPTAASPIYEQRQNHSHDGIGKYYFGREIAQVMGYTGAGWLERPSREAEEKPSQIVNLLNLKPDDVVADIGVGTGYLSFLISPSLPQGKVLAVDIQPEMLEIIEYFKQQKNINNVEPILATLTNPNLPPESIDLAIMVDAYHELAYPQEVMTEIVKALKPGGRVVLVEYRAENPFIMIKRLHKMTQKQVKKEMQAVGLVLQESKNSLPQQHFLVFAKQ comes from the coding sequence ATGGTGCGATCGCTCTTTAGAACCATTTATAATTTAATACTCATCCTTCTTCTCAGTTGGGGAATCTTACTTACTTTCTCCAACCTTCCCACAGCAGCATCTCCCATTTACGAACAGCGACAAAATCACAGCCATGATGGTATCGGTAAATACTACTTTGGTCGTGAAATTGCTCAAGTCATGGGTTATACAGGTGCAGGTTGGTTAGAAAGACCCAGCCGGGAAGCGGAAGAAAAACCTAGTCAAATAGTCAATCTCCTCAATTTAAAACCTGATGATGTAGTTGCAGATATTGGTGTTGGTACAGGTTATTTAAGTTTTTTAATATCACCTTCATTACCACAAGGTAAAGTTTTGGCGGTAGATATTCAGCCAGAAATGTTAGAGATTATTGAGTATTTTAAACAACAGAAAAATATCAATAATGTTGAACCAATTTTAGCAACTTTAACTAATCCTAACTTACCACCAGAAAGCATAGATTTAGCAATTATGGTTGATGCTTATCATGAATTAGCATATCCTCAAGAAGTGATGACAGAAATTGTTAAAGCCTTAAAACCAGGTGGTAGAGTTGTTTTAGTAGAATATCGGGCTGAAAATCCCTTTATTATGATTAAACGTTTGCACAAAATGACTCAAAAACAAGTGAAAAAAGAAATGCAAGCAGTAGGTTTAGTTTTGCAGGAAAGTAAAAATTCATTACCGCAGCAGCATTTTCTAGTATTTGCGAAACAATGA
- a CDS encoding metallophosphoesterase, with protein MKLISEPSVPVKIQKMKQRVRWLHPSIKQRGIDQTSMILDDGREDSPDFSFMVIGDTGTKSQYTSHPQRQVAEMMLNHGDDCRFVLHTGDVIYVVGSREYYPANFIEPYREFIVGGENPKNITYDRMVFKLPILPVLGNHDYYDVPLMYRLVTGSTLPLRRMLRYRDIEIGWHGSNQGDAYTRAFIDYLAALSPADLENHLDAHYTAKSNTGRCLHYQPGQFTRLPNRYYSFHYGGIDFFALDSNTFNTPEPLPETQAGDIYRRELLQRRQQIEQEELQILAECDKLKSENADESEQLADLGAKVDQLNEVKMDIEKQLESHTPADIDFEQLQWLQNRLIESWHNSEVRGRVIFFHHPPYVTEATKWHQGQTLAVRHRLRGVFEQVAATLGNITQGRPLVDVIFNGHAHCLEYLRTTDTGYADSHLNYIVCGGSGRRPRRQREEGTELMETFTDVAGGSTRKVADSLLYVGRSGYGSQRKKPYSCVRVDVKAGFPAKFIITPLVTELIEGKWCDRSLEPFII; from the coding sequence ATGAAATTGATTTCTGAACCATCGGTTCCTGTAAAAATTCAAAAGATGAAACAACGGGTGCGATGGCTGCATCCTAGTATTAAGCAACGAGGAATTGACCAAACCTCGATGATTTTAGATGATGGCCGAGAGGACAGTCCAGATTTTTCGTTTATGGTAATTGGCGACACTGGAACTAAATCTCAGTACACTTCCCATCCTCAACGCCAAGTTGCGGAAATGATGTTAAATCATGGGGATGATTGCCGTTTTGTCTTACATACTGGTGATGTAATTTATGTGGTGGGTTCCCGTGAGTATTATCCGGCTAATTTTATTGAACCTTACCGGGAATTTATTGTAGGTGGTGAAAACCCCAAAAATATTACTTATGACCGGATGGTTTTTAAGTTACCAATTTTGCCAGTTTTGGGTAATCATGATTACTATGATGTGCCTTTAATGTATCGGTTGGTGACAGGTTCTACCTTGCCTTTGCGTCGGATGTTACGCTACAGAGATATTGAGATTGGTTGGCATGGGTCAAATCAAGGCGACGCTTATACAAGGGCATTTATTGATTATTTAGCTGCTCTTTCTCCAGCAGACTTAGAAAATCATTTAGATGCACATTACACCGCTAAAAGTAATACAGGTCGCTGTTTGCATTACCAACCGGGACAATTTACCCGCTTACCTAATCGGTATTATAGTTTTCATTATGGCGGGATTGACTTTTTTGCCCTTGATTCTAATACTTTTAATACACCAGAACCCTTACCAGAAACCCAAGCAGGAGATATTTACCGTCGGGAGTTGCTACAGCGTCGTCAACAGATAGAACAAGAAGAGTTGCAAATTTTGGCAGAGTGTGACAAACTCAAATCCGAAAATGCAGACGAATCTGAACAACTGGCTGACTTGGGTGCTAAGGTAGACCAACTCAACGAAGTCAAGATGGATATTGAAAAGCAATTAGAATCTCATACACCTGCTGATATTGATTTTGAACAACTACAATGGTTGCAAAATCGATTAATTGAATCTTGGCATAATTCAGAAGTGCGGGGACGGGTAATATTTTTCCATCATCCTCCTTATGTTACAGAAGCAACTAAGTGGCATCAAGGACAAACTTTAGCTGTGCGTCATCGCTTGCGGGGAGTATTTGAGCAAGTAGCGGCGACTTTGGGTAATATAACTCAAGGTAGACCGTTGGTAGATGTGATTTTCAATGGTCACGCGCACTGTTTGGAATATCTGCGGACAACGGACACAGGATATGCTGATTCTCACCTTAATTATATTGTCTGTGGTGGCAGTGGTCGTCGTCCCCGTCGTCAACGGGAGGAAGGGACAGAACTGATGGAAACTTTTACTGATGTTGCTGGTGGTTCTACGCGCAAAGTTGCAGATTCACTGCTTTATGTGGGACGCAGCGGTTACGGTTCCCAGAGGAAAAAGCCTTATTCCTGTGTGCGGGTGGATGTGAAAGCAGGTTTCCCTGCTAAGTTTATTATTACACCACTAGTTACAGAATTAATAGAGGGGAAATGGTGCGATCGCTCTTTAGAACCATTTATAATTTAA
- a CDS encoding mechanosensitive ion channel family protein, which produces MNESIITRFLSPQLQKIYEQVITPYQKWLVFVLFLIVIDIFLLIVLQQNWLKYIEIPLGLSIAIMVGVLTSRLFDKFFNYYLLELAIKQKMNGEILVVSNIIANGLISLIIFCIFAQTHQINLLGLVTSLGIGGVALAFAAKQTLQQLLGGIVIYIDRPFVVDDYIGLPDGTFGRVESIGLRSTKIRNSGKGTVTIVPNDSLIELNIENFTGGRKVVSLIYLKFYQKINENERALIRQVILESTKDLFGIDSRNTEVNFKDIYQDEKTNTTQAQISFFILGAGDIGMDMRHQLLDIAKQKITMQLQGFGINFEVADEAVNIDAPITI; this is translated from the coding sequence ATGAATGAATCAATCATTACTCGGTTTTTATCTCCTCAACTACAGAAAATCTATGAGCAAGTTATTACACCTTACCAGAAATGGCTGGTATTTGTTTTGTTCTTGATAGTAATTGATATCTTTTTATTAATTGTTTTGCAACAAAATTGGCTTAAGTATATAGAGATTCCCCTTGGGTTATCAATAGCCATCATGGTTGGTGTGTTAACCTCTAGGCTGTTTGATAAATTCTTCAATTATTATTTGTTAGAGTTAGCTATTAAGCAAAAAATGAATGGGGAAATATTAGTAGTCAGTAATATTATAGCCAATGGTCTTATTTCTCTGATCATCTTCTGCATTTTCGCTCAGACTCATCAAATCAATCTCTTGGGTTTAGTAACGAGTTTAGGAATCGGAGGGGTAGCTTTAGCTTTTGCAGCTAAACAAACCTTGCAACAGTTATTAGGTGGAATTGTCATTTATATTGATAGACCTTTTGTAGTTGATGACTATATCGGTTTACCTGATGGGACATTTGGTAGAGTAGAATCCATAGGTTTACGTTCTACTAAAATTAGAAATTCCGGTAAGGGAACTGTAACTATAGTTCCCAATGATTCCCTCATTGAATTAAATATCGAAAACTTCACAGGAGGAAGAAAAGTTGTTTCCTTAATTTATTTGAAGTTCTATCAAAAAATCAACGAAAATGAAAGAGCTTTGATTCGTCAAGTTATCTTAGAAAGTACCAAGGATCTATTTGGTATTGATTCGCGCAATACCGAAGTAAATTTTAAGGATATATACCAAGATGAAAAAACTAATACTACTCAGGCACAAATTAGCTTTTTTATTCTCGGTGCTGGTGACATAGGTATGGATATGCGTCATCAATTGCTAGATATAGCTAAACAAAAGATTACCATGCAACTTCAAGGATTTGGTATTAATTTTGAGGTTGCAGATGAAGCAGTGAATATTGATGCACCCATCACCATCTAA
- a CDS encoding mechanosensitive ion channel family protein — MQILVDIQNWLPLDAETRKFLISLGINLGIFGFFFIVSLLVGKYTPGLLTIIIHKFTPHQIVKLYESLINPLEKLLEITGTLVLVSVSWNLLQQYTGLYQVLKFFLDFAVISSFAALASRLFRQVLRVYGIDLIRKVGLEVDELLLVVETVANVFIGFIAALAFAQSQNVNLIGLIAGLGIGGIAVAFAAQSTLEQIFGTIVLYLDRPFVPGEYIRVNLSSQGTLFARVESIGLRSTKLRTAAKSTLVIVPNSVMAKVDIENITRGKKLMVLLYLDFPRILEKPEEALLEKVIKESTITLFGIDPNSTKINLFPQDNQPGIRARVSFFILGSHENSIDFRKRLLELANEHISKKLLGYGIEFKMQEPTLYVESPMTI, encoded by the coding sequence ATGCAGATTTTAGTCGATATCCAAAATTGGTTGCCACTTGACGCAGAAACACGCAAATTTCTGATCTCATTGGGAATCAATTTGGGAATTTTTGGTTTCTTTTTTATCGTATCTTTGCTAGTGGGTAAATATACTCCTGGGTTATTAACAATAATCATTCATAAATTTACACCACATCAAATAGTTAAGCTTTATGAAAGCTTAATTAACCCTCTAGAAAAACTCCTGGAAATTACAGGGACGTTAGTTCTTGTTTCTGTATCTTGGAATTTGCTGCAACAATATACAGGACTTTATCAAGTTCTAAAATTTTTTCTAGATTTCGCAGTAATTAGCAGTTTTGCGGCTTTAGCATCTCGCTTGTTTCGTCAAGTTTTGCGCGTCTATGGAATTGATTTAATTCGCAAAGTAGGGTTAGAAGTTGATGAATTATTACTCGTTGTTGAAACAGTCGCTAATGTCTTTATTGGTTTTATAGCAGCTTTAGCTTTTGCTCAAAGTCAGAATGTCAATTTAATAGGTTTAATTGCAGGTTTAGGTATTGGGGGTATAGCGGTTGCTTTTGCGGCTCAAAGCACTTTGGAACAAATTTTTGGCACAATTGTTTTATATCTAGATCGTCCTTTTGTTCCCGGAGAATACATTCGCGTCAATTTAAGTTCTCAAGGTACATTATTTGCTCGTGTAGAATCAATTGGTTTGCGTTCCACCAAGCTGAGAACTGCTGCTAAAAGTACCTTGGTAATTGTTCCTAACTCAGTGATGGCAAAAGTTGATATTGAAAATATCACTAGAGGAAAAAAGTTAATGGTCTTGCTTTATCTTGATTTTCCGAGAATTCTAGAAAAACCTGAAGAAGCATTATTAGAAAAAGTGATTAAGGAAAGTACCATTACTTTATTTGGAATTGACCCCAACAGTACAAAAATTAACTTATTTCCTCAAGATAATCAACCAGGAATTCGGGCTAGGGTGAGTTTCTTTATTTTGGGTTCCCATGAAAATTCAATTGACTTTCGCAAGCGGTTACTAGAATTAGCAAATGAACATATTTCTAAAAAATTGCTTGGTTACGGTATAGAATTTAAGATGCAAGAACCGACTCTTTATGTTGAGTCACCCATGACAATTTAA